From Zingiber officinale cultivar Zhangliang chromosome 5B, Zo_v1.1, whole genome shotgun sequence, the proteins below share one genomic window:
- the LOC121985570 gene encoding pectinesterase/pectinesterase inhibitor PPE8B-like encodes MASSAFGFTSLLVVFLLLPQAFSSSAATSSENDISDSAAASSPPFVPSASFRSTLQSTLIQIKRVASLISRIPSAFGDRRLSAAITDCLELLDLSSDELSWTLSSSTSSPASVPGGGIGDRRFDLRSWMSAALGNQGTCKEGLSGKFHSSVIDDGLDTITSLISNSLREVAGASGGAGSRRLMGFPEWVSPADRRLLQVSSQPTSADAVVAQDGTGNYDTVSDAVAAAPDHSARRYVIYVKKGAYKENVEINKKKWNLMIIGDGVGQTVISGDRSYVGGWTTYRSATFAVMGSGFIARDLTIENTAGPENHQAVALRSNSDLSVYYRCEFTGFQDTVYAHSLRQFYRDCRISGTIDFVFGDAAAVFQNCELSARLPLPNQKNAFTAQGRRDPNQNTGFSFQFCNVTGEADLTNATPTYLGRPWKEYSRVVFMQSYLGSIIRPEGWLEWDQNFALDTLYYAEYMNYGPGSVLDNRVKWAGYHVLTDSAMAANFTVAQFIDGDLWLPATGVKYTAGLSA; translated from the exons ATGGCTTCTTCCGCCTTCGGGTTTACTTCACTGCTTGTCGTCTTCCTCCTCCTACCTCAAGCTTTCTCATCGAGCGCTGCCACTTCCAGCGAGAATGATATCTCTGATTCTGCGGCGGCGAGTTCGCCGCCGTTCGTCCCCTCCGCCTCCTTCCGGTCCACTTTGCAGTCCACCCTCATTCAGATCAAGCGCGTGGCGTCGCTAATTTCTAGAATTCCAAGCGCCTTCGGCGACCGACGCCTCTCCGCCGCCATCACCGACTGCCTCGAGCTCCTCGACCTCTCCTCCGACGAGCTCTCCTGgaccctctcctcctccacttcTAGCCCCGCGTCCGTCCCCGGCGGTGGCATCGGCGACCGCCGATTCGACCTTCGCTCCTGGATGAGCGCCGCCCTCGGCAACCAGGGTACCTGCAAGGAGGGCCTCAGCGGCAAGTTCCACTCCTCAGTCATCGACGACGGTCTGGATACCATCACCTCCCTCATCTCCAACTCCCTCAGAGAAGTCGCCGGCGCCTCAGGAGGCGCCGGCAGCAGGAGACTAATGGGGTTCCCGGAGTGGGTGTCTCCGGCCGACCGGAGGTTACTCCAGGTTTCCTCCCAACCGACGTCGGCGGACGCCGTGGTGGCGCAGGACGGCACTGGGAATTACGATACGGTTTCGGACGCCGTGGCAGCTGCTCCGGACCATAGCGCGCGGCGATACGTGATATACGTGAAGAAGGGAGCGTACAAGGAGAACGTCGAGATTAACAAAAAGAAGTGGAACTTAATGATCATCGGCGACGGCGTCGGCCAAACTGTCATCTCCGGCGACCGCAGCTACGTCGGCGGCTGGACCACATATCGCAGCGCAACCTTCG CGGTGATGGGCAGCGGGTTCATCGCGCGCGACCTGACGATTGAGAACACGGCGGGGCCGGAAAATCATCAGGCGGTGGCGCTCCGCTCCAACTCCGACCTCTCCGTCTACTACCGCTGCGAGTTTACCGGGTTCCAGGACACGGTCTACGCGCACTCCCTCCGCCAGTTCTACCGCGACTGCCGCATCTCCGGCACCATCGACTTCGTGTTCGGCGACGCCGCCGCCGTGTTCCAGAACTGCGAGCTCTCCGCGCGGCTGCCGCTGCCGAACCAGAAGAATGCCTTCACCGCGCAGGGGCGGAGGGACCCCAACCAGAACACCGGCTTCTCCTTCCAGTTCTGCAACGTCACCGGCGAGGCCGACCTCACCAACGCCACGCCGACGTACTTGGGGCGGCCGTGGAAAGAATACTCGCGGGTGGTGTTCATGCAGTCCTATCTCGGATCGATAATCCGGCCCGAGGGCTGGCTCGAGTGGGACCAGAACTTCGCGCTGGACACACTTTACTACGCGGAGTACATGAACTATGGGCCGGGTTCGGTTCTGGATAACAGAGTCAAATGGGCCGGGTACCACGTGCTGACCGACTCAGCCATGGCGGCCAACTTCACTGTTGCTCAGTTCATAGATGGTGACTTGTGGTTGCCGGCCACCGGAGTTAAGTACACGGCGGGCTTGTCGGCGTAA